The Belonocnema kinseyi isolate 2016_QV_RU_SX_M_011 chromosome 1, B_treatae_v1, whole genome shotgun sequence genomic interval TTAGTATCGGCCTACTTTACTAAATGACTTATTGTAAATTATCCTTGACTCTAAAAGGCGATAGAGCCTTCGAAAATAGAAAGAGATCAAAATACTTACAAAAACCCGTTTAAAGGCttatttaattttgcattaaatgaGAGGCTGTGGGCCTTGAAGTATGACGTaagaacacaaaaaattaaattctgatctTGAACTAATTTTGTATATCATCTTTAATTCTAGGCAgaagattagaaaattaattaaatatttcccaAAAACGATGTTTAGAATTTTTGCATGCTTGTACAGATTTAAGCTTTTAAAGCCCTAcagatttttaagcttttaatggCTAACTGTAGAAATTTTGGGATCAATTTGTTAGCAGCTAATTTCAAGATTGGGTTCCATCTTGCTGTGAGTTTTGGGATGAAACTACCGtcgcttttttgtttgtaaaactgTGGAAACAATTGATAGTAGCGGGTTTTTCGTACCATAAGTCTTTGGGAAAAGATACCTTAGGTAGTGCTACTATTCACATTaccaagaataatttttgttgcagatatatggtaccctgaaattAACATTAGATTCACATTTTATTTCTCCTCTGCTCCAATGAAGTATCTTTGTACTACATATCACTTTGGTGAAATGTGAACTTAAgtgattaatttttctaattccaGCCttcatattaaaaacttatacatTCTAAACTACAcgtttataacattttaatttatttattcatatactaaaaattgtacaattgttTATGATTCACCTTGAAAGTATCACACTGAAATTAATGAAGAAATCGGTCATTAAGTTTCAGGAcataaatatcaaattataaatttgtataattttgtctAGTCGCACGGTACAAAGTGGTACAAATACTGTAACATTAGACAACATGTATGGattctataaaatcattttaactgCACATAATTGTGCGTACTAAGGAAACATTTCTGGAATTTACGAGGGTTGTCCGTAAAATAAGATTCCTAGTGTTTTTTCACAGTGTAAAACATGTTTAATTCCATGAATGCGTACATTTTTGGAAAGTTCAGACTTTTACCTATTTTGCTACATAGTCCCCACTGAGGTCAATGCATTTTTGTATGCGGTTTTTGCATGCCAAGCCACGCAGATACCTGAGAACCGCTTCTTCCAGCTCTTCTCTGTCGCCGAAATGCGTGTCCCCTCCAATCCCTCCATCAGGGAAGAGATGGTAGTCACTTGGGGCTAAGTCCGGGCTGTAGGGTGGGTGTTTGACAATAATCCAACCAAATTTTGCGATGAGCTCGTTGGTGGCGTCAGCGGCGTGCGGTCGAGCGTTATCTGGATGCAAACACACCCCCTCACACAGCTCGTTCTTGACCTCTCTGCACCATTTGCGCACGTGTTGTACGCTCATACACTTGTCTCCATAGATTTTGCATAGCTGGAAATGAATTTCTACCGGAGCCACGTTTTTTTGCAGCCAGGAAACGGATCTCCGAGCGCAGCTCACATCTGACGGACGAAGCGAGGGGGAGATCCATCACGTACGGTTGCCAAGCCAAGGCCGTGCTCCGCAGGCAGCTCACTAGGAAGGGGATTTGGAGTGGGGGGACCAAGGTACACTACAGAATCGCGGGATCCACCGCAACAGCGCTTTTCAGGACTGTAGCGCCATGGGAATCTTATTTTACGGACAACcctcgtagaaaaaaaaaactatcaaaattgtATCTCTTGGCCAGTTATTAGTAGTTACAActttgtaccattttttatttgatatcgaAGGAATTTCGTATAATTAACATAACTATTCTCTATATTTTTTTCAGGCAGATACTTAATACCACAAGTATGGGAAAATAACGATACCGTTCTTCGCATGATAGATGGCCGTCTGAATATagttggaaaaataaatatttttggctgGATGCTTTCCACACTAAGTATTAACAAGAATAATTCGAAAGCtaacatataattttttgatatattaaagaaCTCTCCTTAGAATGACTTGTTGTTTTCTAAGTATGGTTTTTTTCATGGATATGTGTCACAAATAACTATTTTACACGTTGTGACGTAACTAGTATTTTCTTACTAATGATATTTTAATTAGGTAAACAGCAATAATgactaaatttttcttatataattagATATCCCAGCAGATCCCGAAGATAATGATGTATTGGCGCGTCAAATAGGAATTGAGAGTCACACGGGAACGTCGATATTTAAGCCTAAAGCATTAGCTTGGAGACGTTTATGGATCGCGCCAGAACTGTTTCCTCTCATACATGGTAATGTTCAAACTAAAATACCATGTGAAATAAAGATACTGTAGACATATGCCTAAAGTGTTcagatttttgtttgatttttggaAACTCGtgttaatatttaacttttttaagtgATCAAACTAAAATTCTTAGAGTAAAATGTAAGAATTCAAGATATATAGTTTGCACTactattaaacaataatttatttggtaGTTCTTTAGCACGTTCCTCTTAGTATTTGAAtcataaacttttatattttttctcacaGGCAACCCATGAGTCGAATAGACTGTACATAATTTGGCTCCTCCTGGGGGTTTTCTCCTCAAGTGAGTTTTTCCAGCCAGGATGCACTAAAACACAATCGCATGGATGTGCAGGCGAATGCAGGaccttgtaaaaaaaattttaataaataaattttgttttttgtactCCTAACCCGGTACTAAGTACCGGGTTAGAACTTAGTAAACTTAGTACTCACTCAGGGTACTTAGTAAACTAAGTACCCGGTAATAAgagttaaataaagaaaaattaatatttttagattttagcgtaaaagtgaaaattattctattattttgaatgctcgATTTTTctgtcatattttgaaattatttcattcctactaataagttcacaaattctgtataataaaatttttaatttcttcctttggaatataagttttgaaaatttaattttaatcaattcaattcCGCCTCTCTGGAgttcgaattattttaattaacacattcaaatatatttcttttatgtattttttaagacgtcttaatgaattaataaaatataaaaaaaataaagttattttatttttcgagtttataagttatacaaaattttaataattaaaaatactttaaataaatgctttcgttcaATTTTACTAACTTGATTGCGAAGAATAGGATTTACTCTTTTTCTGTTCCGTTTGGGGGATTTTCAGgtagaggaaaaatcgcgtattcatagaaatactaatttttcatttttcagaattcaatGCTTATTACTGGgttgacaaattttgaaattctatcgTTCGCCTGGCTCCAAGTTCATTCGTCTgccgatataaaattttttgtgcaaCCGCCCTTGAAAACGTGCCATTGCATGCACCTTAATCAGCCCTAATATGGCCTCTTACAGCCCAGTGGCTTTCGCACATGCGCAATACGCCGCTAAGCTGACATTAAACTGTACAACCGCTATACACTGGAACCGCGATTATATCCTATCGAACTTATAacctctcgcgcttatatccctGCATAATTCTCATTTATATCCGCTTGTCATCCACCACCTCGCAGTACCACGTGACAAACAAGCCACTCAGAGTTCAGCGCGGTCATTTCTCCTTCGCAGAGCAGCATTGATGGGATCCCCTTCCTggaggatataagtgaatgtttacgttctaGGACGGCGGATATAACTGCGGTTTCAGTGTATATGAACTGCACCACGCAAGTAGGGCGCCCGGTAGAAGTGATAATATCATACGATGTAAATCGAAACTGGTTTTTCGTTGAATCtgttcattataaaatatttgcgaAAGAGAAAAGGGAAAGGAGAAAATAGTAAAGGGGGAAGGTGAAAACAAATAGTCCGGGGGCTAGGCATACACCCGTATGCATTCAAGTAGCGAAAGGTAAAAAACCAGTTAATCTTATATATTTTGAcctgctgaatccaatggtaACGGTTAATTTCACGAGAAGTGGATTAGTTTTGTTTGAAACGccattgttcaaaaaaataaaaaaaaattgtttttctcaacagaacacatttttttataaaatataaaaaattctaagcataaaagttctcttgtaatttttctattaaatacatatttacaaagttcaaaatttgacgttttttgaaaattttgagcgTCGATTATTCTTGAtctattgaatatatattttttaattgaagcagcAATTTGTTCTTTGAGAGTTACTCTACCTATTTATTGTATGCCTACTTATCGCAAGTTACAGCGAAGTAGCGCCTTTTATGCGCGCGACAGTGTGTTTGGCGCTTATGTCTGCCGAGGTACTCGCGGCCTTACTGAAGTAAGTTTAAAGTTTTTCCCGACCCTTTGCAGTCTATCAATTAGTTcttactaaattattatttaaaatatcgattaaaGCATCATGTATGCACACATTTCTACGTCCTTTTTATATACTAATCATacattaaatttgataaacatgtaaatattttaaaaatatgaatgcaTTTACTGGATAATTTAATTGAATCTACTATTTTAGAATGTTtgattatgcaatattttatagtattctGTAAGTttaagtattcaaatattttcgcgGAAATcttcatttttccgaatttgacAAGTCCGAGCTTGCTGGTACCTCACCAGCCAGAAGCTCCAAACGCACTGTAgcgcgcacaaaaggcgctacttgtaaattgcgataactaggATTCCGCCTGACTAATCCAATGTTGCGTACAATAAATAGGTAGAGGAACTCTCAATGAACAAATTGCATGAATGGGGTAAGGATGGAAATGTTAAATGAAAAAGGGAAT includes:
- the LOC117177931 gene encoding histone-lysine N-methyltransferase SETMAR-like, which codes for MSVQHVRKWCREVKNELCEGVCLHPDNARPHAADATNELIAKFGWIIVKHPPYSPDLAPSDYHLFPDGGIGGDTHFGDREELEEAVLRYLRGLACKNRIQKCIDLSGDYVAK